The following coding sequences lie in one Vibrio algicola genomic window:
- the nrdD gene encoding anaerobic ribonucleoside-triphosphate reductase, translated as MTKLIVIKRDGAKVPFQQDRIVAAVESAAEQSDQALKDYAQSVAQNVETKLTAQCHPDLQGIHIEEIQTLVENELMQGSYKGLARAYIEYRHDRDISREKTSALTKEIDGLIEQNNTDILNENANKDGKVIPTQRDLLAGIVAKHYAKQHILPRDIVTAHEVGDIHYHDLDYAPFFPMFNCMLIDLKGMLTGGFKMGNAEIDTPKSISTATAVTAQIIAQVASHIYGGTTINRIDEILEPYVHASHAKQLKLAQQWDIPNPQEFARKQTEKECYDAFQSLEYEVNTLHTANGQTPFVTFGFGLGESWASKLIQQSILRNRIAGLGKNRKTAVFPKLVFAIRDGLNHKPSDPHYDVKQLALECATKRMYPDILNYDKVVEVTGSFKTPMGCRSFLGTYEENGELIHDGRNNIGVVSLNLPRIAIEAHGSEDEFYNILESKLVLAKRALDTRIQRLENVKARVAPILYMEGACGVRLKADDNVAEIFKHGRASISLGYIGLHETATALFGTEKHLYDDEKMRLKMLRIVNRLKDTVDRWTKESGYGFSLYATPSENLCNRFCRLDAKQFGVIDGVTDKGYYTNSFHLDVQKTVNPYDKIDFEMPYPEVSSGGFICYGEFPNMQHNVEALENVWDYSYNRVPYYGTNTPIDECYECGYTGEFECTSKGFTCPKCGNHDSTKVSVTRRVCGYLGSPDARPFNDGKQEEVKRRVKHL; from the coding sequence ATGACTAAATTAATCGTAATAAAAAGAGATGGGGCAAAAGTGCCATTTCAACAAGATCGTATTGTTGCTGCGGTAGAAAGCGCGGCGGAACAGTCCGATCAAGCATTGAAAGATTATGCCCAGTCTGTTGCTCAAAATGTTGAAACCAAACTGACGGCTCAGTGTCATCCAGATCTGCAAGGCATACACATAGAAGAAATCCAAACATTAGTCGAAAATGAACTGATGCAAGGCTCGTATAAAGGGTTGGCACGCGCTTATATTGAATATCGTCATGATCGTGATATTTCGCGTGAAAAAACCAGCGCTTTGACCAAAGAAATTGACGGATTGATCGAGCAAAACAATACTGACATTTTAAATGAGAATGCCAATAAAGATGGCAAGGTGATCCCAACTCAACGTGATCTTCTCGCCGGTATCGTGGCCAAACATTATGCGAAACAGCACATTCTTCCGCGTGACATTGTAACGGCGCATGAAGTGGGTGATATTCATTATCATGATCTTGATTACGCGCCGTTCTTCCCAATGTTCAACTGTATGTTGATCGATCTAAAAGGCATGCTGACGGGCGGCTTTAAAATGGGTAACGCTGAAATTGACACCCCAAAGTCCATTTCAACCGCAACCGCAGTGACCGCGCAAATCATTGCTCAAGTGGCCAGTCATATTTATGGCGGCACCACCATTAACCGCATTGATGAAATTCTAGAACCGTATGTTCATGCTAGCCATGCTAAGCAATTGAAGCTGGCGCAACAGTGGGATATTCCTAATCCACAAGAGTTTGCCCGTAAACAAACCGAAAAAGAATGTTACGACGCTTTCCAATCTTTGGAGTATGAAGTCAATACACTGCATACCGCGAATGGCCAAACGCCTTTTGTGACCTTTGGTTTTGGTTTAGGCGAAAGCTGGGCCAGTAAACTGATCCAACAATCTATTTTGCGTAACCGTATTGCGGGTTTAGGTAAAAATCGTAAAACGGCTGTATTTCCAAAGCTTGTATTTGCGATCCGCGATGGCTTAAACCATAAACCAAGCGATCCGCATTACGATGTTAAGCAACTGGCGCTTGAATGTGCTACCAAACGTATGTACCCAGATATTCTTAACTACGACAAAGTTGTGGAAGTGACCGGTTCGTTTAAAACCCCAATGGGCTGTCGTAGTTTCCTTGGTACTTATGAAGAAAATGGCGAGTTGATCCACGATGGTCGGAATAATATCGGGGTTGTGAGCTTAAACTTGCCACGTATCGCGATTGAAGCTCATGGCAGTGAAGACGAATTCTACAACATCTTAGAAAGCAAATTAGTATTAGCGAAGCGCGCATTAGACACTCGTATTCAACGTTTAGAAAATGTTAAAGCTCGTGTTGCACCGATTTTATATATGGAAGGGGCATGTGGCGTTCGTCTAAAAGCCGATGACAACGTTGCCGAGATTTTCAAACATGGTCGTGCTTCGATTTCGCTGGGTTATATCGGTTTACATGAAACCGCTACCGCATTGTTTGGTACAGAAAAGCACTTATACGACGATGAAAAAATGCGTCTAAAAATGCTGCGCATCGTCAATCGCTTAAAAGATACAGTTGATCGCTGGACGAAAGAAAGCGGTTATGGTTTTAGCTTGTATGCGACGCCAAGTGAGAATTTATGTAATCGATTCTGCCGTTTAGATGCCAAACAATTTGGTGTCATTGATGGCGTAACCGATAAAGGTTACTACACCAACAGTTTCCACTTAGATGTGCAAAAAACCGTTAACCCATACGATAAAATTGACTTTGAAATGCCATATCCAGAAGTCTCTAGCGGTGGCTTTATTTGTTATGGCGAATTCCCAAATATGCAACATAACGTTGAAGCACTCGAAAACGTATGGGATTACAGCTATAACCGCGTGCCTTATTACGGTACCAATACTCCAATTGATGAGTGTTATGAGTGCGGCTATACCGGTGAGTTTGAATGTACTAGCAAAGGCTTTACTTGTCCGAAATGTGGTAATCACGATTCAACCAAAGTATCGGTCACTCGTAGAGTTTGTGGTTATTTAGGCAGCCCTGACGCTCGTCCATTTAATGATGGTAAGCAGGAAGAAGTAAAGCGCCGAGTTAAGCATTTATAA
- the nrdG gene encoding anaerobic ribonucleoside-triphosphate reductase-activating protein, producing the protein MNISQYYPIDVINGPGTRCTLFVSGCVHQCKGCYNQSTWSPSSGSLFTQENQDTIIRDLLDTRIKRRGLSLSGGDPLHPDNLDDVLALLQRVRKECVGKDVWMWSGYTLAELNAKQQQVVALVDVLVDGKFEQELADPSLNWKGSANQVIHYFSELD; encoded by the coding sequence ATGAATATTTCTCAATATTATCCCATTGATGTGATCAATGGCCCAGGTACGCGTTGTACCTTGTTTGTGTCTGGTTGTGTCCATCAATGTAAAGGATGTTATAACCAGTCAACTTGGTCACCGAGTTCGGGGTCGTTATTCACCCAAGAAAATCAAGACACGATTATTCGAGATCTGCTTGATACTCGAATAAAGCGCCGCGGATTATCACTTTCTGGCGGCGATCCACTTCATCCTGATAATCTTGATGATGTCTTGGCACTATTGCAGCGTGTTCGTAAAGAATGTGTCGGCAAAGATGTCTGGATGTGGAGTGGATATACACTGGCAGAGTTGAATGCTAAACAACAACAAGTTGTGGCATTGGTGGATGTGCTGGTGGATGGTAAGTTTGAACAAGAATTAGCCGATCCAAGTTTGAACTGGAAGGGCAGTGCTAATCAGGTTATTCACTACTTTAGTGAGCTAGATTAG
- a CDS encoding endonuclease/exonuclease/phosphatase family protein, translating into MRNFTAPMLALVLSGFCGFFAPTVQANDLNVATWNLEWLTTKPSRSIPQSKRSSQDFARLNDKFVAIQADILAFQEVDSKAAIKKVVGPFYHIYLSDRSWSSNKSKQFSGVNQYTGLAISKKWKVSDPRDLIMSPNSKLRFGTYVVLKRIGEPNVHLLSVHLKQGCIGKKSRSKNCSQLSQQGKKLNQWMQTRLNNKEAFIVMGDFNHNLSFHGNSSKNDWLWLTLNKGIERQVELVTATTDAFCQVKSRNDPNELYRYPSLIDHIIISKPGRASQGKQVLFSREEALYHHLSDHCPVASTVDIRQID; encoded by the coding sequence ATGCGAAATTTCACCGCTCCAATGCTTGCTTTGGTTTTGTCTGGTTTTTGTGGTTTCTTTGCGCCGACGGTGCAGGCAAATGACTTAAATGTGGCGACTTGGAACTTAGAATGGCTCACGACCAAGCCCAGCCGAAGTATTCCTCAAAGTAAACGCTCTTCGCAAGACTTCGCCCGACTCAATGACAAGTTTGTTGCGATTCAAGCCGATATTTTAGCTTTTCAAGAAGTCGATTCAAAAGCGGCCATCAAAAAAGTGGTGGGGCCTTTTTATCACATCTATCTCTCCGATAGATCTTGGTCATCGAACAAATCCAAGCAATTCTCCGGTGTCAATCAATACACAGGTTTGGCTATTTCTAAAAAATGGAAAGTGAGTGATCCGCGCGATCTGATCATGTCACCCAATTCAAAATTGCGTTTTGGCACTTATGTGGTGTTAAAACGGATCGGTGAGCCTAACGTGCACTTGTTATCGGTTCATTTAAAGCAAGGTTGTATTGGCAAGAAATCGCGCAGTAAAAATTGCAGTCAGTTAAGTCAACAAGGTAAGAAACTTAATCAATGGATGCAAACCCGACTTAACAATAAAGAAGCGTTTATTGTGATGGGCGATTTTAATCACAACCTCTCCTTTCACGGAAATTCATCGAAAAATGATTGGTTATGGTTAACGTTGAATAAAGGTATTGAAAGACAAGTTGAATTGGTAACCGCCACCACAGATGCATTTTGTCAGGTGAAATCGAGAAATGATCCTAATGAGCTGTATCGCTACCCAAGCTTGATTGACCATATTATCATCAGCAAACCGGGGCGCGCCTCGCAAGGTAAACAGGTATTGTTTAGCCGAGAAGAAGCGCTATATCATCATTTAAGTGATCACTGCCCTGTTGCGAGCACGGTCGATATCCGTCAAATCGATTAG
- a CDS encoding NAD(P)-binding protein yields the protein MSAPHIGIIGGGIAGATAALHFAELGLDVSIFERGPSLVDGPPICHLHAGGNLYREISQQQCVQLLQESIETVKLYRHTLNVRPTVIAVPKQDKGQPEDLLPRLEVIKQAYHQLVASDRSNQVLGDPDHYYQLYSKHDLERLAKQAVPKPDDISEASLDEWMIPFAKQVDLNTLKFPVVLVQEYGLSVFRLSATVNISLQQLPNCHVYTDTTVTGVNESCYSDGKTNSDIKTDADVKANVDGKGNADNKTKWNIHFQPSVSPTSGMGDHSRSVEVDYLINASGYQTGTVDDWIKAPRSRLVEFKAAYVSRWLEHDGMWPEVIFHGERGTPQGMAQLTPYPDGYFQLHGMTEDITLFSDGVAKSTAESSQPKLPAYLINKMIRGWDERQQIERTNKAIAHMAQFIPSFASATVGGKPLFGAQQVPGSDISLRAASVSFVGDNYARLEIVKASSAIEAAKQVEAELYNKGYLSASDSIARDPVSARLELRQVLSKAFQLAQQRHYPTALADIGGVNRDD from the coding sequence ATGTCAGCACCTCATATTGGTATTATTGGTGGTGGAATTGCAGGGGCAACCGCCGCCTTGCATTTTGCTGAATTGGGATTAGACGTTTCCATTTTTGAGCGTGGACCAAGCTTGGTTGATGGTCCACCGATTTGTCACTTGCATGCGGGTGGCAACTTATATCGAGAGATCTCCCAACAGCAGTGTGTCCAATTACTGCAAGAATCAATTGAAACGGTCAAGTTATATCGTCATACCTTAAATGTACGTCCGACCGTAATTGCCGTGCCTAAACAAGATAAAGGCCAACCAGAAGATTTACTGCCGCGTTTAGAAGTGATCAAACAGGCTTACCATCAATTAGTGGCGAGCGATCGGTCTAATCAAGTGTTGGGAGACCCTGATCATTACTATCAATTATATTCCAAACACGATCTTGAAAGGTTAGCGAAACAAGCGGTGCCAAAACCTGATGATATCAGTGAAGCAAGTTTAGATGAATGGATGATCCCGTTTGCCAAACAAGTGGATTTAAATACCCTGAAGTTTCCGGTAGTGCTGGTGCAAGAATATGGCTTAAGTGTGTTTCGTTTATCTGCCACGGTGAACATTTCGCTGCAACAACTGCCCAATTGTCATGTTTACACCGATACCACCGTCACTGGGGTTAATGAATCCTGCTATTCAGATGGTAAAACCAATTCAGACATTAAAACCGATGCAGACGTTAAAGCGAATGTAGACGGTAAAGGGAATGCAGACAATAAAACCAAGTGGAATATCCATTTTCAACCGTCCGTTTCACCAACCAGTGGGATGGGGGATCACAGCCGCAGTGTTGAAGTTGATTATTTGATTAATGCTTCCGGCTATCAAACTGGCACGGTCGATGATTGGATCAAAGCACCACGTTCACGCTTAGTCGAATTTAAAGCGGCCTATGTGTCTCGTTGGTTAGAGCATGATGGCATGTGGCCAGAGGTGATTTTTCATGGTGAGCGTGGAACCCCGCAAGGTATGGCACAATTAACACCGTATCCCGACGGCTATTTTCAACTGCACGGGATGACGGAAGACATCACCTTGTTTAGTGATGGGGTGGCTAAATCGACCGCAGAAAGTTCTCAACCTAAACTACCGGCCTATTTGATCAATAAAATGATCCGTGGTTGGGATGAGAGACAACAAATTGAGCGTACCAATAAAGCCATAGCTCACATGGCGCAGTTTATTCCAAGCTTTGCGAGCGCCACTGTCGGCGGAAAACCACTATTTGGCGCACAACAAGTTCCGGGAAGTGATATTTCCTTACGCGCGGCAAGTGTGTCGTTTGTGGGAGATAACTATGCACGTTTAGAGATAGTAAAAGCGTCATCGGCGATTGAAGCGGCGAAACAAGTTGAAGCAGAGTTATATAATAAAGGCTATTTGAGTGCTTCAGATTCAATTGCGCGTGATCCCGTGTCCGCACGATTAGAGCTTCGCCAAGTATTAAGCAAAGCATTCCAATTAGCACAGCAAAGGCATTACCCAACCGCATTAGCCGATATTGGTGGTGTCAATCGAGATGATTAG